GCTGCCTCTTGCACAATTCTCAAGGTTGATCCGTATGACACTACTGTCAGGTCTGAACCTTCGCGGATTTTCTCTGCTTTGCCGATAGGCACTGTGAATTCTCCAATATTTAGTGGCATTTTTTCTTTTAACCTATACCCATTCAGACATTCTACCACTAATGCGGGTTCATCAGATTTCAAGAGGGTATTGTACATTCCTGCAGCTTGGGTCATATTACGGGGAACACAAATATGCATTCCACGAAGTCCACCTAAAAGCACTGACATAGGAGACCCTGAATGCCATATTCCTTCTAAGCGGTGTCCTCTGGTCCTCACGATCAATGGCGCTCTTTGTCTTCCTTTTGTTCTATAACTTAAGCTTGCAAGGTCATCGCTCAACACTGGCATTGCATAAATCAAGTAGTCCAAATACTGTATTTCAGCTATTGGCCTAAAACCTCTTATTGCCAGTCCGATTCCTTTGCCTATAATTGCGGATTCGCGGATCCCTGTATCGAAGATACGTTGATTTCCGAATTCATCCTGAAGGCCAGCGAAACCTTGATTTACATCTCCTATTTTACCTACGTCCTCACCGAATGCCAGCAATCTTGCATCCTTGTCAAAATTCGCCTTAAAACAAGCGTTCAGCACTTCACGGCCATCTACAATAGCTGAGTTCTGGTCATATTCTGCAGGAATAGTCTCAACTGCCAAAGGTGAGTATTTAGTATCAACGAACAATTTGTCGTTGAATCTATTATGATTAACTTTTTAATTTTTCTTGGAACCAAGAGATCAATTCATCTTTTCCTAAAACATCAACTCCCCTCAGCTCTCTGATAACCCTTCTAACATTGACATATACTTCTTTTAGTGAAGGTTCTGTAGTAGACAATAGGGTTTTCAGGGGGATCTCAGCAGCATGATGGTTAACGCCTTCCAATTTAGCGATCGCTTCTTCAAGATCAACCTGTAATGTTTTTCTATAATCTGACCAGGCTCTTTTCTGTTCTTTTCTTACATAATCCTTAGCTTCCGAATCGATTGTTGAAAGTTCTTCTTCTGTTGCCATTCCAGATTCGATCAACCAATCCCTCATTCTCTTGTTGCAATCAAATTCTGTTTCCCCATTCCAGTCTCTCATCCGTTTTATAACGTTCATGTGAACCTGAAGTTGAGTGCCCTTGGGGCTGGGTCATTTCAACTACATGCACTAAGCAAGGTTTACTATTGTTTCGGGCAAAATCAGCGGCTTTTTCATAAACTTCACATAAGCCTGCATAATCCCATCCTTTAACTCTAAATATTTCAAAGCCAGGTCCTGCTTCATCATCTTGAAATCCGCGTAATACAGCTGAAATATCTCCTTTCGTAGTTTGTATATCATTAGGAACGGAGATTCCATATCCATCATCCCAAATTGAGATAACTACTGGAAGTTGCTTTACTCCTGCTGCATTCACAGTTTCCCAGAAAACACCTTCTGATGTTGCCGCATTTCCAATAGTACAGAATACGACTTCGTTGCCATCCTTTGTAAATTTGTCTTTATGCGAAAGATTAGGGTTATTTTTATAGAGTTTTGATGCCAAGCCTAGTCCCAGAATGCGAGACATTTGGCCACCTGTTGTAGAGATATCTGAAAAGCAGTTTACTTGAGCAGTTTGATCCATCCACTCTCCTTGTTCATCAATCAGTGGGGTCGCAAAATGAGCTACCATCTGCCTACCTCCTGATGATGGTTCAGCATCCAAATCTGGGTTGGCATAAAGTTGAGAGAAGAAATTATAGATGCTATTAATACCTAGGGCAAATGCTAGAGTTTGGTCCCTATAATATCCGGACCGCCAATCTCCAGGTTTAAAAACCTTTGATAAAGCAATTTGCGCTAATTCTTTTCCGTCTCCAAATATTCCAAACTTTGCTTTACCGGTTAGGACTTCTTTCCTTCCTAGTAAACTTACAAATCGGCTCTCAGTGGCTAGTTTATAATCTTCGATGAGTACCTGGCGGAATTCCTCGTAGCTAATTTTTGATGTATTATATTGCACTGCTCGTGTCGTGTTTAATTCTGACATTAAAGTGGTTCCTTTTTTAACAAAAATAAGAAAATAAACGACTTTATCCCTTTCTGTTGAGGTTTAAATGAGATGTATTTTTAATTAAACCCTATACATTAAGACAATAATCCTTACTTTTAGCCGTATTTTCAAAGGACTTATGAGTAACATACATTTTTTTTGATGCGAATTCAGGATCCGGAAACTTAGGCGATCTTGAGAAAAACACTTGTCATTAACAATCTACTAACCATTCCATTAGAGAAAAGGGACAATGAATGGGTTGCAGAATTCATCGATAACATTGCGGAAGCGAACTTAGCTGTTGCGGAGCCTGAAATCATTATGAGTAATGAAGGGTTTCCATATTTCAATTTGAGGTCTGTAGAACCTGGAGAGAACTTCCAGGCATATGTCATCAAAAACAAATTGCCTGTTTTATTGCAGAATGGTTTTGGAGTTGCCTTAAATACGAGGAAGGAAAATCCGGACTGGATGTTCAGCTATGGTGATTTATTAAATTATGCTGTTCGCAAAGAATTCTATACCGATGATCATCATTTTGCTAGGAACAACCAGGATTTTGTGATTGGTAGCGATGAGGAAATCTTGGTTGGTCAGCCATCCGAGGAAATCCTTCCAGGTTATGCCCGTCAACAGATTCGGGAATTCTTGCAATATTCGGGTGTAAAAAATCCGATGGTTATGTTGATAGCCAGGAACTACAATGACGAGGAGAATGTTACCCAAGATTTAGTTTTTAATATTACTCCTAGGAACTTTTCAAACGAAAAAGAATACCAAGCAGCGATGAATACTGTTTCATGGTTCTTGCCTAAGCACTATTCATTAGTAGGTATGGACGCAGAAACAATGGGTCCGGGGTTCCAACCGCTATAATTTAAAATATATTGGCCAGGTTAAAACATTTCCTGGCTATTTATATATTGTTCACAATCAAAATTCACAATTTTCTACATTTGCATGATCCGTTGATTCGGAGCTGTCCTATTTATATAATTATGTTTTTATTTAATGTCAGGGTTTACGGAATTCTACTTAATTCAAATAACGAGGTTCTTATTAGCGATGAGCGAACGGAGAATGTTTCGTTTACGAAATTCCCGGGCGGAGGTTTAGAATACGGAGAAGGTCTGATTGAGGCTTTAAAACGGGAATATCTAGAAGAGACGGGTATGGAGGTTGAAGTTACAAAACATATTTACACGACAGATTTTTACGAAAAATCGAGTTTTAACGAGAGTCAAATCATTTCAATTTACTATCAAGTTGAGCAAAAGAACGACATTGTATTAAACATTAGGACAAAATCTTTCGACTTTACTGAAAAATCACTAGAAGGAAAGTTACAAGCTTTTAGATTAATTCCTTTAAATGAGCTTAAAGAAAATGATCTAACATTTAAAACTGATAGGGTTGCATGGGTTGAATTTTTAAAAAGTTTAGATAAAATTCAATTATAATATAAATGTTGCAACTTTTATTTGATTTTATAATAAAAGGTTTTTACTTTTACAGTGGGTCTTGGAAATAGACTTTAGTCTATTCTAAAATCCATGTTTTGAAAACACCTAGTTCTATAGGGTTTTATTAATAGTTAGTGTGATTTTAAGGCGATACTCCCCGTATCGCCTTATTTATTTTTAGGATGGAAGATTATCCATACTTATTTCTCAAATCACAAAATTAATCGATATCATACCGTCAATTCCTGATGTTCGTTACAAAAATCGTTAAGCTTACCTATAATCGATAAAAATTTCTATTTTAACTTTTCTTTTAAGAATGCTTTGTAATTATTGAGGTCAATGTGCCTAATTTGGGGATCAGGGAAAATCTTGCCATTGCAGCAAAACTATAATGGAATAGATAGAATATTGAGCTGGGATAGATCCCATCTATCCCAACTCAATATTCTATCTTAATAAATAAGCCAACAAAATCACGATTGCACCTCCGATGATAATAATCCACTTATTTACGGTTCCTCCATGTGCACCTTCTTGGCTCTTATACTTATAATCTCTTTTAAACTTATTCTCTTCCATGATTTCCTCCTTCTTTACTATATGATGCTAATTATATACAATTTACATAAAATTATTCGTGATGATAAGGTTCTCCTCTCATAATCGTATATGCACGGTATATCTGTTCTACAAAAAACAACCTTACCATTTGATGAGAGAACGTCATTCTAGAAAGAGAGATCTTTGCATTGGCACGTTGATAAACGCTGTCATCGAAGCCATATGGCCCTCCAATCATAAAAACTAAGTGGGGTAACACTTGATATCATCTGTTTCTCCAGGAAATTAGAGAATTCAACCGAAGAATACTCCTTCCCTCTTTCATCCAATAAGATTATGTAATCCTGATTGCTGATATTCTTCAACAAATACTGTGCTTCCTTTTCCTTTTGTTGATTCTCTGATAGGTTTTTTGAATTCTTGATATCAGGAATGGTAACAATCTGAAAATTGACATAATGTTTCAATCTCTTGGTATAGATTTCAATTCCTTTGACGATATGTTGATCATCCGTTTTACCGATACAGATCAATGTAATTTTCATAAGCACAATCTTTGAAACGCAAAAATAATATTTATAGTCTTTTTATTTGCTGTATTCGTTTAATAAGTGCTCGCTATGCATTATAAAACTGCTTTTCAATGAAATGCTTTGAATGGAGTTCCAATCAGTGGTATAGCCTATTTTATATGAAGAAAGCCTTTGATCGATGACCAAAGGCTTTCTATATTTAGAAAAGTGTAATTCTTATTTGTTTGCTACTAAAGTAATATCGAAGTTGATTTCTTTAGAGATCAAATCATCAGATTTACCTTCGTAAGTAACACCCCAGTCAGCTCTAGTGATGTTAAAGTTTGCAGTTGCTTTTACAGCAGTTTCAGTAGCTTCAAGTACTTTAGCGTCGAAAGTAATGTTTTTGCTCACACCTTTGATAACTAGGTTACCAGAGATTGTAAGGTCATTTTCAGTTGCACCTGGTTTTACCTCAGTAACAGTGAATGATGCTTCAGGGTGAGTTTCTACTCCGAAGAAATCATCTGCTTTTAAGTGACCGTCCAATTTCTCTTTGAATTCACCTTCCAAGTCAGTTGAGCTGATTGTAGTCATATCAAGAACAACATTAGCACCTGTTAATTTACCATTATCAACAGTAACAGTACCGTTTTTAATGTTTACTGTACCAGTGTGTTTACCAGTAACTTTTGTACCTGTCCATACTACTTTTGATGCTGTAGTATCTACATTGTAAGTAGCTCCAGCTACTTCTGTTTGAGTAACTTCAACTGAATCAGATGTTTCAGCTTTTTTTCCTTCAGGGTTTCCAGCACATGATGCTAGTACTAATGCTGCAATTGCAGATAATAATGTGATTTTTTTCATTTGTTTGTTTGAACAATTAATTTCATCACAAAAATATATCAACTTACTAGATATTCAAACAATTGTAACTTTTTTAACAAAAGTCAGACAATTCTTTAACCTAGTGTCCTGCAGGCTGTGCTTCGATTCTTCTGATATCTGCTCCCAGTGCTTTTAAGCGGTCTTCGATATGTTGGTAACCACGTTCTATCTGTTCGATATTGTAGATTACTGATTTTCCTTGAGCTGATAGTGCTGCGATCAACAATGATACTCCAGCACGGATATCTGGAGATGTCATCTCAATTCCGCGCAATTTGTTCTGTTTGTTCAAGCCGATCACTGTCGCCCTATGTGGGTCACATAGTATGATCTGTGCTCCCATATCGATCAATTTATCGACAAAGAACAACCTGCTTTCAAACATTTTTTGGTGTATTAAAACATTTCCTTTTGCCTGAATAGCAGTTACAAGGACAATACTCAACAAATCTGGTGTAAATCCTGGCCATGGTGCGTCGGAAATAGTAAGGATTGATCCATCGATAAATGTATCGATTTCATAATTTTCCTGCGCAGGGATGAAGATATCATCACCTTTGAGCTCAAATTTGATCCCTAATCTTGAGAATACCGAAGGTATAATTCCCAATTCTTTGAAACACACATCTTTAATTGTAATCTCAGATCCTGTCATTGCGGCCAACCCGATGAATGAACCGATCTCAATCATGTCAGGGAGCATTCTATGACTTGTTCCGCCCAATTTTTCGACACCTTCAATAGTCAATAAATTCGATCCTATTCCGGAGATGTTTGCACCCATTCTGTTTAACATCTTACACAGCTGTTGCAAATATGGTTCACAAGCAGCATTGTAAATTGTTGTTACACCTTTGGCAAGCACTGCAGCCATTACTATGTTGGCAGTACCAGTAACCGATGCTTCATCTAACAGGATATATGTTCCTTTTAGCTGTGTGGCATCCACGTTGAAAAAATGGTTTTCAGCGTCGTATACGAATTTGGCGCCTAATTTTTCAAATCCTAAGAAGTGGGTATCCAAACGACGGCGTCCGATTTTGTCACCTCCTGGTTTAGGGATTGCTGCTTTTCCAAAGCGCGCCAATAGCGGCCCAACGATCATAATAGATCCACGGAGGCTACCCCCTTTTTTCTTGAACTCTTCCGATTGGAAGTAGTCTATATTAATGTTCTTTGCTTCAAACTCATAAGTATCACCATTTACCCTATTAACATCCACTCCTAATGCGATCAGAAGATCGATTAATTTGTTGACGTCTTTTATATCAGGGATATTACTGATGGTCATTTTCTCTTCAGTCAATAATACTGCTGAGATAATTTGTAATGCTTCATTTTTCGCTCCTTGAGGAACAATTTCTCCTTTTAATGGTTTGCCACCGTAAATTTCAAATGCATTCATAGTTTTTCATATCAACCAAACCTACAGATAGAGCATACTGAAAGGTCTGTTCAATTCATATCATACCAATATGAAAAAAGCAATTGTAAATAAGTTTTTCAATTGCTTCTTTCAGAGGTCTTATTTATAACTTTTCTTTTGTCTGTTATTGTTGTTATTGTTCGAGGGTCTCTTGTTATTGTTGTTATTGTTGTTGTTCCTCTTGTTGTTGTAGTTGTTTTGCGACTTGTTTTGCTGCTGATTATTGTTGCTACTTCCTGAGGTTTTAACACGATTCCCTGGAGGCGGGGTCTTGAAATCAAGCTTGGTCAATACTGTATCCGATGGCAATGCTAATTCGCCATTAGACAATGTACGTAGATCTTGGAGGATCTGATCATCGGAAACTGTATCCTTGTTCCAAGTTAGGTATGCCATTTTCATGAAGTTGGCAATACTTAGGGTCATCTTCAATTTAGCTTCTGGGTTAGATATGTTCAATGTTTTCTTGATCATATCTTCCACGGTGTGGCCATAATGCTTGAACCTGATATTATGCGTAGGATAATTCAGTGGTTCAGGTTTGTGATGGATATTTTCTTTTGTAGGAATAGGATATGGGGAATCCACATCAATTTTAAAATCTGAGATAATGTATAGATGGTCCCAAAGTTTATGTTTAAAATCAGATACATCACGAAGATGTGGGTTCAATACACCCATCATATCAATGACCACCTGAGCCAAACGGTTTCTTTCTTCTCTATCTGACAGTGTGCAGATATAGTCAACCATATTCTGTACATTTCGGCCATATTCAGCCAAAATCAACTTTGGTCTAGTGCTGTTATAATCAAAAATCATATGTTTTTTTTGCTCTAACCCTATATAGGTGTTAAATATGTAATGTTAATTGGGTTTAATTTACTATTCTAAGCTTCGCAAATTTAAGCAACAATTGCTTCTGTCCCAACTCTTTGAAAAAAATAGTTGCTTTTATGTCGGGTTTATTACCTTCTAAGTTAATGACTTTACCAAATCCGAAGCGTTCATGTTCTACTTCCATTCCTACTTGTAGGCCTGATGTATCCGATGGAGCGAATCCAGGGCTCGGTACATGGGCTTTTGGCAAGATCGAAGTTGTCTTCACTACTTTCGGCTTTGGTTTTGAGAAAACATCGCCCGAAGGATTGCTATTTTCTTTCCGTTGCCATTGAACCCTTTCTGATCCGAAATCATCATCCTGCATTGCTGAGCTCCGAGGTTTGAAGTCTAGGTCCAAACAACTTGGGTTCAGTTCATCCAAGAAACGACTTGGCTCACAGTTGTTCAAAGTGCCCCAACGGTATCTTGATGTTGCATAAGATAGATGCAATTTTTTTTCTGCACGTGTCACAGCAACGTAGAACAACCGACGTTCCTCCTCCAGTTCTGACCTTGAATTTAAGGATAGCTGCGATGGAAACAAGTTTTCCTCCAACCCTACAATATGAACCACCGGAAACTCCAATCCTTTTGAAGAGTGAATGGTCATCAATGAGACCGTATCAGCATTTGGATCCTTATCGTTGTCATCATTGGTCAACAGGGCGATATCCTGCATAAAGATATCCAAACCTTTCTCTTCTAAGTCTTCTCTTTCAGAGAACTCCTTGATACCGTTCAACAATTCCTGGATATTTTCGTAACGAGCCAATCCTTCGACCGACTTATCTTCATACAGATCTTTCAGGATTCCGGAATGTTGTGCAATGTGCATTGCGGTATCAAATGCAGTATTAGTTTTTGCTGTTGCTTGGAAACTTTGGATCATCAATCCAAAATTGGACACAGATGCAGCACTTCTTCCGTCAAGGAACATTTGCGCGTTTGCTACTACATCCCACAACCTCACTTGTTGTTGGTCTGCTGCAACCATAATACGCTCAACAGTTGTATCACCTATTCCGCGGCGAGGATAATTGATCACTCTTTTCAGTGCTTCCTCGTCATTAGGATTAAATGTCAGCCTAAAATAAGCAATTAAATCTTTAATTTCCTTACGTTGATAAAACGAAGTTCCACCGTAAAGCTTATACGGGATGTTAATTTTTCTCAATGCTTCCTCCAAGGACCTCGATTGGGCATTGGTACGGTAAAGGATTGCAAAGTCCTTATACTTTAGACTCTTGAGTGATTTTTCTTGAGAAATCGCTTCTGCAACAATCTTTCCTTCTTCGTTATCAGAAAATGCACGGCTTACTTTTATTTTTTCACCATCCTCATTATCGGAAAATACATTCTTCTCGAGTTGGTTTTTATTATTTGCGATAATACTATTTGCAGCATTAACGATTGTTTTGGTCGAACGATAATTTTGTTCCAATTTGAACACCTTAACATCTGGATAATCTTTTTGGAAGTTCAAGATATTCTGGATGTTGGCCCCTCGGAATGCATAGATACTTTGAGCATCATCACCTACTACACAAATATTTTCATTGACTGCCGCCAATCTCTTGACGATCAAGTATTGTGAAAAGTTTGTATCCTGGTACTCATCTACCATTAGGTATTTAAACTGGTGCTGATATTTATGCAATACATCAGGGTATTTATTCAATAGCACATTGGTTTTGAACAGGAGATCATCAAAGTCCATCGCACCCGCACGGTAACATCGTTGTGCATAGGTCATATAGATTTGTCCTAATTGTCCTCGGCCATTAGCATTATCCTCAGCTAGTATTGCCTCGTTCTTATTGTATTCTTGTGGAGAAATAAGGTTGTTTTTTGCCGAAGATATCCTACCATAAACGTGGTTAGCATTATAGAGCTTGTCGTCCAGGTTTAATTCTTTAATAATTGCTCTCAGCAAGCTTTTGGTATCATCGGTATCATAGATGGTGAAATTTTTGGGGTATCCCAAAAGTTCAGCTTCAACTCTCAAAATACGCGCAAAGACAGAGTGGAATGTTCCCATCCAAATATTCTTGGCTTCTGAGCCGACCACTTTCATGATACGCTCACGCA
The Sphingobacterium daejeonense genome window above contains:
- the murA gene encoding UDP-N-acetylglucosamine 1-carboxyvinyltransferase, whose product is MNAFEIYGGKPLKGEIVPQGAKNEALQIISAVLLTEEKMTISNIPDIKDVNKLIDLLIALGVDVNRVNGDTYEFEAKNINIDYFQSEEFKKKGGSLRGSIMIVGPLLARFGKAAIPKPGGDKIGRRRLDTHFLGFEKLGAKFVYDAENHFFNVDATQLKGTYILLDEASVTGTANIVMAAVLAKGVTTIYNAACEPYLQQLCKMLNRMGANISGIGSNLLTIEGVEKLGGTSHRMLPDMIEIGSFIGLAAMTGSEITIKDVCFKELGIIPSVFSRLGIKFELKGDDIFIPAQENYEIDTFIDGSILTISDAPWPGFTPDLLSIVLVTAIQAKGNVLIHQKMFESRLFFVDKLIDMGAQIILCDPHRATVIGLNKQNKLRGIEMTSPDIRAGVSLLIAALSAQGKSVIYNIEQIERGYQHIEDRLKALGADIRRIEAQPAGH
- a CDS encoding DUF4290 domain-containing protein, producing MIFDYNSTRPKLILAEYGRNVQNMVDYICTLSDREERNRLAQVVIDMMGVLNPHLRDVSDFKHKLWDHLYIISDFKIDVDSPYPIPTKENIHHKPEPLNYPTHNIRFKHYGHTVEDMIKKTLNISNPEAKLKMTLSIANFMKMAYLTWNKDTVSDDQILQDLRTLSNGELALPSDTVLTKLDFKTPPPGNRVKTSGSSNNNQQQNKSQNNYNNKRNNNNNNNNKRPSNNNNNNRQKKSYK
- a CDS encoding NUDIX domain-containing protein; the protein is MFLFNVRVYGILLNSNNEVLISDERTENVSFTKFPGGGLEYGEGLIEALKREYLEETGMEVEVTKHIYTTDFYEKSSFNESQIISIYYQVEQKNDIVLNIRTKSFDFTEKSLEGKLQAFRLIPLNELKENDLTFKTDRVAWVEFLKSLDKIQL
- a CDS encoding YceI family protein codes for the protein MKKITLLSAIAALVLASCAGNPEGKKAETSDSVEVTQTEVAGATYNVDTTASKVVWTGTKVTGKHTGTVNIKNGTVTVDNGKLTGANVVLDMTTISSTDLEGEFKEKLDGHLKADDFFGVETHPEASFTVTEVKPGATENDLTISGNLVIKGVSKNITFDAKVLEATETAVKATANFNITRADWGVTYEGKSDDLISKEINFDITLVANK
- a CDS encoding ATP-dependent helicase, producing the protein MDFLAGLNPSQRAAVEQTEGPVMIVAGAGSGKTRVITYRVAHLIQKGVDPFNILVLTFTNKAAKEMRERIMKVVGSEAKNIWMGTFHSVFARILRVEAELLGYPKNFTIYDTDDTKSLLRAIIKELNLDDKLYNANHVYGRISSAKNNLISPQEYNKNEAILAEDNANGRGQLGQIYMTYAQRCYRAGAMDFDDLLFKTNVLLNKYPDVLHKYQHQFKYLMVDEYQDTNFSQYLIVKRLAAVNENICVVGDDAQSIYAFRGANIQNILNFQKDYPDVKVFKLEQNYRSTKTIVNAANSIIANNKNQLEKNVFSDNEDGEKIKVSRAFSDNEEGKIVAEAISQEKSLKSLKYKDFAILYRTNAQSRSLEEALRKINIPYKLYGGTSFYQRKEIKDLIAYFRLTFNPNDEEALKRVINYPRRGIGDTTVERIMVAADQQQVRLWDVVANAQMFLDGRSAASVSNFGLMIQSFQATAKTNTAFDTAMHIAQHSGILKDLYEDKSVEGLARYENIQELLNGIKEFSEREDLEEKGLDIFMQDIALLTNDDNDKDPNADTVSLMTIHSSKGLEFPVVHIVGLEENLFPSQLSLNSRSELEEERRLFYVAVTRAEKKLHLSYATSRYRWGTLNNCEPSRFLDELNPSCLDLDFKPRSSAMQDDDFGSERVQWQRKENSNPSGDVFSKPKPKVVKTTSILPKAHVPSPGFAPSDTSGLQVGMEVEHERFGFGKVINLEGNKPDIKATIFFKELGQKQLLLKFAKLRIVN